Within the Pseudonocardia alni genome, the region TGCACGGGGACCACGCGACCGGGCCCGACCATCTCCACCAGGTCGCTGCCCTGCGAGGCGTCCAGGGTGACCAGCACACCGCCGACCCGGGTACCGCCGAGGTGGGCGACCATCACGTCGATGTCACCGAACCGGTCGCGGATCTCACGCAGCTCGGGGACCAGGACGGTGTCCCCGGTGATGTAGAGCCGCAGCACCCGCCGGCCCCGGCGCTCGTGGTCGATCACCGTGCCCTGCACCGGCGGCAGGAGCCGGTGTACACCCACCGGGCCGTGCCGCGCCGGTACCGAGGTGATACGGACCCGCTCCTCGTCGTCACCGAGCTCCCAGCTGTCCCAGGTCTCGAGTCCGGTGGCCGCCTCGAACCCCCACCTGCGCAGCCGGCGGCGCGCGTGTGGGGTGGTGAGGACGGGCACCGAACGGTCCAGTCCGTCACGGGCGACGTCGTCGAAGTGGTCCCCATGCAGGTGCGACAGCACCACCGCGTCGAGGCGGGGCAGCTGATCGATGTCCAGCGCCGGGTCGGTTCGCCGCCTCGACGACAGACCCCAACCCAACCGGGCACGCTGCCCCCGATGCAGGAAGTTGGGGTCGGTCAGCAGCCGGAACCGGCCCAGCCGCAGGATCACGGTGGCGGTCCCGACGAACGTCAGCGAGGTGTCCACGCCTGCCCGCCTACCCGGCGCCCGCGAGCCAACACCCGACGTGAACCCCTCCACCACTCCGTGCATCGCGGTTGTGCACCAGCGACCCTGGAAGGCGGCTCGGATCGGTACCCGGGAGCCGGATCGTGTCAGGCCCCGGTGGTTGAACACGACAACCGCCGGGGCCGCCCTCAGGGGCCGTCGAAGTCGTCGGGCACCGCGGTGTCGAGGAACCTGCGGAACGCGTCGACATCGTCGGTCTCCGGCCCCGCATCCTGCACGCTGACCATGCCGGGGTCGATACCGGCCGCGGCGAGCACCGTGTCCCCGACCTCGATCGCCGCACTTTCCTGCAACGCGAGGACCACCGCGTCGCTGGTGCGGGCGTCGATGCGGGTGCCGTCGTCGAGCTGCAGTTCAGCGTGGAAGACGTGGTCGCGCAGGGCGTGCACCCGGACGCACAGCAGCCGGCGCCCAGCTGCCTCGAGCACCGCACCGATCAGCCGGTGGGTACCGGGACGGGTACCGCGGACCCCCTCCAGCTCGGCGACCGCGGCCAGCGCCTCCGCCCCACCGACCGACACTGCGACTATTCGCCCGCGCCCGGCTGTCTCCTCCAACAGGACCACCCGGTCGGCCGTGACCGCGTCGACCCCGACCGCCTTCACCCGTACCTCGACCATGTCCGCTCCCGCATCGTCCGTCGCGCCATCGCGCCTACCCCGGCCTCTGGGACCCACACCCGGCGGCATGGACCGGTGCGGCCCGGGTAGCCGGCCGGACATGCTGCTCGACGGTGCTGTGGTGGTGGTGACGGGTGCGTCCGGCGGGATCGGACGTGCGACGGTGCGGGAGCTGGCGCGCCGTGGCGCCCGGCTCGGGTTGATCGCGCGCGACCGAGCGTCCCTGGAGGACGTGGCGGCGGAGCTGCCCCCGGACCGGGCCCTGGTGGTGCCCTGCGACGTCGCCGACGACGAGGCCGTCGGCGCGGCCGCCGCGCACGTCACCGAGCAGCTCGGCCCGATCGACGGCTGGGTGAACTGCGCAGGCGTCGCCGGGTTCGGCACCGTGCTGTCGACTCCGCCCGCCGACGTGCGACGGCTGCTGGACATCAACATCGGCGGTTGCCTCAACGGCGCTCGCGCGGCACTGCCGTCGATGATCGCCTGTCGGCACGGTGTGCTCGTCAACGTCTCCTCGGTGCTCGGGATCATCCCGGCGCCGTGGGTGACGCCCTATTGCATGTCCAAGTCCGCGGTGCGGACGCTGTCGGCCGGGCTGCGCGCCGAGCTGCGTCGTGCGGGCATCCGCGGGGTCTCGGTGTGCACGGTGCTGCCCGGGGCCGTCGACACCCCGATCTGGTCGACCGCGGCCAACCACACCGGGCGGAAGGTGGCCCCTCCCCCGCCGGTGGACGCCCCGGAGCGCGTCGCCCGGGTGATCGCCGCCCGGCTGCGGCGCCCGCGGCCCGAGACGGTCACAGGCGGGATCGCGGTACGGCTGCTGGTCCTCGCGCACCGGTTCGCACCGGGACCGGTCGAGCGTGCGCTCGGGCTCGTCCTGGGCCGCTGGTCGCTGCACGGCGGCACCGCGCAGACCTCGGGGGCGCTGTGGGACCCCGCCCTGTCCGGGCATCGCACCCGCCGCTGAGCCGTGCCGCCGGCCCAGGCGCGCCGGATCCGGCCGGGACCAGGCACGTCCTCCGGCACGTCCGGCGGCGGGTGCGATCGGTCAGGACGCCCGGACCGTCCCCGGCGGTACCGACCCTGTTCGCCGGGGGTTCACCAGGCCGGTCCGCCGTCGGATCCGGCACCCGCCGGGTCCGGA harbors:
- a CDS encoding MBL fold metallo-hydrolase; this encodes MDTSLTFVGTATVILRLGRFRLLTDPNFLHRGQRARLGWGLSSRRRTDPALDIDQLPRLDAVVLSHLHGDHFDDVARDGLDRSVPVLTTPHARRRLRRWGFEAATGLETWDSWELGDDEERVRITSVPARHGPVGVHRLLPPVQGTVIDHERRGRRVLRLYITGDTVLVPELREIRDRFGDIDVMVAHLGGTRVGGVLVTLDASQGSDLVEMVGPGRVVPVHFDDYDVFRSPLTHFLEEMRARGMGDRVRVVGRGDTVELPPSTGRWVAASPGPGTGSANAPGTPFDALPPR
- a CDS encoding bifunctional nuclease family protein — translated: MVEVRVKAVGVDAVTADRVVLLEETAGRGRIVAVSVGGAEALAAVAELEGVRGTRPGTHRLIGAVLEAAGRRLLCVRVHALRDHVFHAELQLDDGTRIDARTSDAVVLALQESAAIEVGDTVLAAAGIDPGMVSVQDAGPETDDVDAFRRFLDTAVPDDFDGP
- a CDS encoding SDR family NAD(P)-dependent oxidoreductase; amino-acid sequence: MLLDGAVVVVTGASGGIGRATVRELARRGARLGLIARDRASLEDVAAELPPDRALVVPCDVADDEAVGAAAAHVTEQLGPIDGWVNCAGVAGFGTVLSTPPADVRRLLDINIGGCLNGARAALPSMIACRHGVLVNVSSVLGIIPAPWVTPYCMSKSAVRTLSAGLRAELRRAGIRGVSVCTVLPGAVDTPIWSTAANHTGRKVAPPPPVDAPERVARVIAARLRRPRPETVTGGIAVRLLVLAHRFAPGPVERALGLVLGRWSLHGGTAQTSGALWDPALSGHRTRR